From Pirellulales bacterium, the proteins below share one genomic window:
- a CDS encoding DEAD/DEAH box helicase: MSYGETSDPGVVVSSWRAAPAGLEVFSQKLTGSAQVVTSITAHGAAERMRGIFSAPRPTVISLPLGAPRLQLSSFQFAVPAENKSGVLPSFATPAAPLEAGEPLSARGPYTRVRPPGDLVKLEDRLHYLLQPPLEVWMQRHALELPFPPFPYQLEGIAFLYPRYTAVLADEMGLGKTMQSITAMRLLLHSGEVNNILLVCPKPLVANWQREFKLWAPELPLVVVSGDRHRRHWQWRLNDTPIKIANYELLLRDEELVTSGNLHFDLVVLDESQRIKNRSSSTAQTVRAIPRRRSWALTGTPVENSAEDLVGIFEFLSPGYLSDGMKLRRMGRLARDYVLRRTKDQVLKDLPPKLFRDAELELSPAQRESYRLAEEEGIVRLTEMGESASIQHVLELILRLKQICNFDPATGDSAKLERLSADLEEVAASGQKAIVFSQWVSVLETLAERLKRFHPLQFHGRVPSAKREGILEEFRNDPRRHVLLLSYGAGGVGLNLQFCNYVFLFDRWWNPAVEDQAINRAHRIGVAGQVTVSRFLTLATIEERIDQILRQKREIFDTLFSETGPQTEMGMNRQEIFGLFRLRCPGGEVSPAPVVPDAA, translated from the coding sequence ATGTCGTACGGCGAAACGAGCGACCCGGGCGTGGTGGTTTCGAGTTGGCGCGCCGCGCCGGCGGGTCTCGAGGTGTTCTCGCAGAAGTTGACGGGGTCGGCGCAGGTCGTGACGTCGATCACCGCGCACGGCGCCGCGGAGCGCATGCGTGGGATTTTCTCGGCGCCGCGCCCGACGGTCATCAGCCTGCCGCTGGGCGCACCGCGTCTGCAATTGTCGAGCTTTCAGTTCGCCGTGCCGGCGGAGAACAAGTCGGGGGTGCTTCCCAGCTTTGCGACTCCGGCGGCGCCGCTGGAGGCCGGTGAGCCCCTTTCCGCGCGCGGGCCCTACACGCGCGTGCGTCCGCCGGGGGACCTGGTGAAGCTCGAGGATCGACTGCACTACCTGCTGCAGCCGCCGCTCGAGGTGTGGATGCAGCGGCACGCACTCGAGCTGCCGTTTCCGCCGTTTCCTTATCAGCTCGAAGGGATCGCCTTTCTCTACCCGCGCTACACGGCGGTGCTGGCCGACGAGATGGGGTTGGGCAAGACGATGCAGTCGATCACGGCGATGCGGCTGCTGCTGCACTCGGGGGAGGTGAACAACATCCTGCTCGTCTGCCCCAAGCCGCTGGTGGCGAACTGGCAGCGTGAGTTCAAGCTGTGGGCGCCCGAGTTGCCGCTGGTGGTGGTGTCGGGGGACCGGCATCGCCGGCACTGGCAATGGCGCTTGAACGATACGCCGATCAAGATCGCCAACTACGAACTGCTGCTGCGCGACGAGGAGCTCGTCACCTCGGGCAACCTGCACTTCGATCTCGTCGTGCTCGACGAATCGCAGCGGATTAAGAACCGTTCGAGCAGCACGGCGCAGACCGTGCGGGCGATTCCGCGGCGACGAAGCTGGGCGCTGACCGGCACGCCGGTCGAGAACAGCGCCGAAGACCTGGTGGGCATCTTCGAGTTTCTTTCGCCCGGCTACCTGTCGGATGGGATGAAGCTGCGGCGGATGGGGCGGTTGGCGCGCGACTACGTGTTGCGCCGCACGAAGGATCAGGTGCTCAAGGATCTGCCGCCGAAGTTGTTCCGCGACGCGGAGCTGGAACTGAGTCCCGCGCAGCGCGAGTCGTATCGGCTGGCGGAAGAAGAGGGGATCGTGCGTCTCACCGAGATGGGGGAGAGCGCCTCGATCCAGCACGTGTTGGAGCTGATTCTGCGTTTGAAGCAGATCTGCAACTTCGACCCGGCCACGGGGGACAGCGCGAAGCTCGAGCGGTTGTCGGCCGATCTCGAGGAGGTGGCGGCGAGTGGACAGAAGGCGATCGTCTTCAGCCAGTGGGTGAGCGTGCTCGAGACGCTCGCCGAGCGGCTCAAGCGTTTCCATCCCTTGCAGTTTCATGGGCGCGTGCCGTCGGCGAAGCGAGAGGGCATTCTCGAGGAGTTCCGCAACGATCCGCGCCGGCATGTGTTGCTGCTCAGCTATGGCGCCGGCGGCGTCGGTTTGAACCTGCAGTTCTGCAACTACGTGTTCCTGTTCGACCGTTGGTGGAATCCGGCCGTGGAAGATCAGGCGATCAACCGCGCGCATCGCATCGGCGTGGCGGGGCAGGTGACGGTGAGCCGGTTTTTGACGCTGGCGACGATCGAAGAGCGGATCGATCAGATCCTGCGGCAGAAGCGGGAGATCTTCGACACGCTCTTCTCGGAAACCGGACCGCAGACCGAAATGGGCATGAACCGCCAGGAAATCTTCGGCCTCTTCCGCCTGCGCTGCCCGGGTGGCGAAGTCTCCCCGGCGCCCGTCGTGCCCGACGCAGCGTGA
- a CDS encoding PQQ-binding-like beta-propeller repeat protein, with product MLLLAASVSTGASADELLSHAWPMWGGTPARNMASPSAHDLPTQWDTSSGENIRWTTDLGSFSYGNPVVAGERIFVGTNNARPRDPEIQGDRGVLMCFSTADGKFLWQATYEKLATGEAQDWPLQGLCSSPAVDGELVYYVTNRAEVVAADVAGFTDGENDGPITDEARQGPHDADIVWRYDMIAELGVSPRFMASSNPLVVGDLVYVGTSNGFSGDRAEADAPEAPSFLALDKRTGKFVWGEGALEGPASRVAQTAILEGQWSSPALGTLSTSAGVLAPQVYFGGGDGWLYALDPASGALAWKFDGNPQDARWQPGGSGTRNYIVGTPVFHAGRVYVAMGIDPEHGGGPGALHAIDAGGSGDVTAQGAVWSLGPKQFGRSISTVAIHDDIVYAADLDGFLHALDLATGEELWQHDMLAGVWGSPYVADGHVYLGDEDGEIAVLKAARKLEVVAENTLEDSVYGTPIAIGKTMYITTRSRLYALERQK from the coding sequence GTGCTATTGCTCGCGGCATCGGTTTCGACCGGTGCCAGTGCCGACGAACTTCTCTCCCACGCCTGGCCCATGTGGGGCGGCACCCCCGCGCGCAACATGGCGAGCCCCTCGGCGCACGATCTCCCCACGCAGTGGGACACCAGCTCCGGCGAGAACATCCGCTGGACGACCGATCTCGGCTCCTTCTCCTATGGCAATCCCGTCGTCGCCGGCGAGCGGATCTTCGTCGGCACGAACAACGCCAGGCCGCGCGATCCCGAGATCCAGGGAGATCGCGGCGTCCTGATGTGCTTCAGCACCGCGGACGGCAAGTTCCTCTGGCAGGCCACCTACGAGAAGCTTGCCACGGGCGAGGCACAGGACTGGCCCCTGCAGGGGCTCTGCTCGAGCCCGGCCGTCGATGGCGAGCTCGTCTACTATGTCACGAACCGCGCCGAGGTCGTCGCCGCCGACGTCGCCGGATTCACCGACGGCGAGAATGACGGTCCGATCACTGACGAAGCGCGGCAGGGCCCCCACGATGCCGACATCGTCTGGCGCTACGACATGATCGCCGAGTTGGGCGTCAGCCCCCGCTTCATGGCCTCGTCGAATCCGCTCGTCGTCGGCGATCTCGTCTACGTCGGCACGTCGAACGGTTTCAGCGGCGACCGCGCCGAGGCCGACGCGCCGGAAGCACCCAGCTTTCTCGCGCTCGACAAGCGCACGGGCAAGTTCGTCTGGGGCGAAGGCGCCCTCGAGGGTCCCGCCAGCCGCGTCGCGCAGACCGCGATCCTCGAAGGACAATGGTCGAGTCCCGCACTCGGCACGCTGTCGACCAGCGCGGGCGTTCTCGCGCCGCAGGTCTACTTCGGCGGTGGCGATGGCTGGCTCTACGCGCTCGATCCCGCCAGCGGCGCGCTCGCCTGGAAATTCGACGGCAACCCCCAGGATGCCCGTTGGCAACCCGGCGGCAGCGGCACGCGCAACTACATCGTCGGCACGCCGGTATTCCATGCGGGACGCGTCTACGTCGCGATGGGGATCGATCCCGAGCATGGCGGCGGGCCCGGTGCCCTGCACGCCATCGACGCCGGCGGCTCGGGCGACGTCACCGCGCAAGGCGCCGTGTGGAGTCTCGGCCCCAAGCAGTTTGGCCGTTCCATCTCGACCGTGGCCATTCATGACGACATCGTCTACGCCGCCGATCTCGACGGCTTTCTCCACGCGCTCGATCTCGCCACCGGCGAAGAGCTATGGCAGCACGACATGCTGGCCGGCGTGTGGGGCTCGCCCTATGTGGCCGACGGCCACGTCTATCTCGGCGACGAAGATGGTGAAATCGCCGTGCTGAAAGCCGCCCGCAAGCTGGAAGTCGTCGCCGAAAACACCCTCGAAGACTCTGTCTACGGCACGCCGATCGCCATCGGCAAGACCATGTACATCACCACCCGCAGCCGCCTCTACGCCCTCGAGAGGCAAAAGTAG
- a CDS encoding alpha/beta fold hydrolase, translating to MQVDLVHITTADGLRLAGALQVPPPISDAAPPTRPALDAIVCVHGTGSNFYASTLMETIAARLVELGIAALRVNTRGHDGISTTSGRTGPVRGGAAYERVADCRFDLAAWVALLVERGYERVGLLGHSLGGLKCIYALAQSANDDRQNSNDRSPLDDVRALVAISPPRLSHSVFRASAHGTEFSAAFDAAQALVDAGRGDTLIESTFPLPYVVSAAGYVDKYGPHERYQILHLLAGVSLPTLILYGSEEVARNIAFAGVPEAIEALPPPHDHRQVGVIAGGDHFYAGVRSELLGRLERWLRRLSLP from the coding sequence ATGCAAGTCGATCTCGTCCACATCACCACCGCCGACGGCCTGCGACTTGCCGGCGCGCTCCAGGTTCCACCCCCGATCAGCGATGCCGCGCCGCCGACACGACCCGCGCTCGATGCCATCGTCTGCGTCCACGGCACGGGCAGCAACTTCTACGCCTCGACCCTCATGGAGACGATCGCCGCGCGCCTCGTCGAGCTGGGCATCGCTGCGCTGCGCGTCAACACGCGCGGCCACGACGGCATCAGCACCACCAGTGGCCGCACCGGCCCCGTCCGCGGCGGCGCCGCCTACGAACGCGTCGCCGATTGCCGCTTCGATCTCGCCGCCTGGGTCGCGCTCCTGGTCGAGCGCGGCTACGAGCGCGTCGGCCTGCTGGGGCACAGCCTGGGCGGACTCAAGTGCATCTACGCGCTCGCGCAGTCCGCGAACGACGATCGCCAGAACTCGAACGATCGCTCTCCGCTCGACGACGTGCGCGCGCTCGTGGCCATTTCGCCGCCGCGTTTATCGCACTCCGTTTTCCGCGCGAGCGCGCACGGCACAGAATTTTCCGCCGCGTTCGATGCCGCGCAGGCGCTCGTCGATGCCGGACGTGGCGACACGTTGATCGAGTCGACCTTCCCGCTGCCGTATGTCGTCTCGGCCGCCGGCTATGTCGACAAGTACGGTCCTCACGAACGTTACCAGATACTCCATCTGCTGGCCGGCGTGAGCTTGCCGACGTTGATCCTCTACGGCAGCGAAGAGGTCGCGCGGAACATCGCCTTCGCCGGCGTGCCCGAGGCCATCGAGGCCCTGCCACCTCCGCACGATCACCGCCAGGTGGGCGTCATCGCCGGGGGAGACCATTTCTACGCCGGCGTCCGTAGCGAATTGCTCGGCCGGCTCGAACGCTGGCTCCGCCGTCTGTCGCTCCCATGA
- a CDS encoding M48 family metalloprotease, translated as MSALRNNLMLARTLAAATVLCGLLLVAPPARAEISESDQKLVQDVWARLLAVAEPPEGFAWPPTIEIVENKDCNAYATIRPSKEGDDPNLRYPISVVFTGMLDQIIQGDPDRLAFILGHELSHITCGHVVTPSTGKPKFIEIVYTRIDENEADVEGAKLMVKAGYSLPRGIKGIQRIIELGLEYTSFEGLSVDHPSWKDRLVLIDGEQSKIWKSMSAFENGNIFLATENYPMAESCFRFVIKDFPNCYEAWANLGYALLMQYCDGLEEEDLRSFAVGQILVGGFYSRPNSLSAGLRGPDSEVWFEAIGALREALRLKPDLTLAKANLGVAYLVCPDGKDVGNATRFLTEAASDAMKDDSLDPLMRAAILLNAGVVDLAGGNATDGESKFTEVEKLGKELPGGRPATTTALATALQYNRATMLMASPNVDQRRRALDEWELYLRSATPASAWWALGYDSYAKLCKELNATPKTKDELQKAGKESFRLVVSVPLASGETIDLGNPVQAELAKLGEPETLPIAPRRGKLMRYRYNDLGLEVLGLEDVIAVRLSGPNAPELPLRGSGLTGGKKSIKIGMTKDDLEKLLAGQDYDFRELDDPEKSYRFYRNLGLAVRIEGGKVVELVVAQIPQRDRQT; from the coding sequence ATGTCCGCCCTACGCAACAACCTTATGCTCGCGCGAACGCTCGCCGCCGCCACGGTGCTGTGCGGCCTGCTCCTCGTGGCCCCTCCGGCCCGCGCCGAAATCAGTGAGTCCGATCAGAAGCTGGTCCAGGATGTCTGGGCCCGCCTGCTCGCCGTGGCCGAGCCCCCCGAAGGCTTCGCCTGGCCCCCCACGATCGAAATCGTCGAGAACAAAGATTGCAACGCCTACGCGACGATTCGCCCATCGAAAGAAGGGGACGACCCCAACCTCCGCTATCCGATTTCCGTGGTCTTCACCGGCATGCTCGATCAGATCATCCAGGGGGACCCCGATCGGCTCGCCTTCATCCTCGGTCACGAGCTTTCGCACATCACGTGCGGCCACGTCGTCACCCCCAGCACAGGCAAGCCCAAGTTCATCGAGATCGTCTACACCCGCATCGACGAGAACGAGGCCGACGTCGAAGGGGCCAAGCTCATGGTCAAGGCCGGCTACTCCCTGCCCAGGGGGATCAAGGGCATTCAGCGCATCATCGAGCTTGGCTTGGAGTACACCTCCTTCGAAGGTCTCAGCGTCGACCACCCCTCGTGGAAAGACCGCCTCGTCCTCATCGACGGCGAACAGTCGAAGATCTGGAAGAGCATGAGCGCCTTCGAGAATGGCAATATCTTCCTCGCCACCGAAAACTATCCCATGGCCGAGTCCTGTTTCCGCTTCGTTATCAAGGATTTTCCCAACTGCTACGAAGCCTGGGCCAATCTCGGCTACGCACTCCTCATGCAATACTGCGATGGCCTCGAGGAAGAAGACCTCCGCAGCTTCGCCGTCGGCCAGATTCTTGTCGGTGGCTTTTACTCACGTCCCAATTCTCTCTCTGCCGGTCTGCGCGGACCCGACTCGGAAGTCTGGTTCGAGGCCATCGGCGCCCTGCGAGAAGCCCTCCGTCTCAAGCCCGACCTCACGCTCGCCAAGGCCAACCTGGGCGTCGCCTACCTCGTCTGCCCCGATGGCAAGGATGTCGGCAACGCCACCCGCTTCCTCACCGAGGCCGCCAGCGACGCCATGAAGGACGACTCGCTCGATCCCCTCATGCGGGCCGCCATCCTGCTCAACGCCGGCGTCGTCGATCTCGCCGGCGGCAACGCCACCGACGGCGAATCGAAGTTCACCGAAGTCGAAAAGCTGGGCAAGGAGCTTCCCGGAGGCAGGCCCGCCACCACCACGGCGCTGGCCACCGCGCTGCAATACAACCGCGCCACCATGCTCATGGCCTCCCCCAACGTCGATCAGCGCCGCCGCGCCCTCGACGAGTGGGAGCTGTACCTCCGCTCGGCCACCCCCGCCTCGGCCTGGTGGGCCCTGGGTTACGACAGCTACGCCAAGCTCTGCAAGGAACTGAACGCCACTCCCAAGACCAAGGACGAACTGCAAAAGGCCGGCAAGGAAAGCTTCCGCCTCGTCGTCTCCGTGCCGCTCGCCTCGGGCGAAACGATCGACCTCGGCAATCCGGTCCAAGCCGAACTCGCCAAGCTCGGCGAACCAGAAACCCTCCCCATCGCCCCGCGCCGTGGCAAGCTCATGCGATATCGCTACAACGATCTCGGCCTCGAGGTGCTCGGGCTCGAAGACGTCATCGCCGTGCGACTCAGCGGCCCGAACGCCCCCGAGCTGCCCCTGCGTGGCTCCGGCCTCACCGGCGGCAAAAAGTCGATCAAGATCGGCATGACCAAAGACGATCTCGAAAAGCTTCTCGCCGGCCAGGACTACGACTTCCGCGAGCTCGACGATCCCGAAAAATCCTACCGCTTTTATCGGAACCTGGGGCTCGCCGTCCGCATCGAAGGAGGCAAGGTGGTCGAGCTCGTCGTCGCCCAGATTCCCCAGCGCGATCGCCAGACCTGA